One stretch of candidate division TA06 bacterium DNA includes these proteins:
- a CDS encoding DNA helicase UvrD has protein sequence MKFIADLHIHSKFSRATSRDMDLEHICEWARFKGIELLGTGDFTHPGWLKELRFKLEPKGGGIYHYRGVNFVFSAEVCSIFTKDDRVRKVHTLLYAPSLEAAEEINARLKVHADLAGDGRPIVPVYASRLAEMVLEASPEAMVIPAHIWTPHFSLFGANSGFDSVEDCFEEQTPNIFAMETGLSSDPAMNWRLSALDKYSLISCSDAHSPSRLGREACVFDCQMDYAAIRRVLKDKDKTRFLQTLEYFPQEGKYHYDGHRACNLRLSPAEAKKHKGLCPVCGKKITIGVLHRVEDLSDRPRDYVPENSIPFKALVPLEEILSLALKVGTGTQRVNQEYHKLISHFGSEFNVLLDAPTGELTRVTSLSVAESILKMRAGKVHILPGYDGEYGTISFDEGKTEKKEEEKPARGKTKKQMEMF, from the coding sequence ATGAAATTCATAGCCGACCTCCACATCCACTCCAAATTCAGCCGGGCCACCAGCCGGGACATGGACCTGGAGCATATCTGCGAGTGGGCCAGATTCAAGGGCATCGAGCTGCTGGGCACCGGGGATTTCACCCATCCCGGCTGGCTGAAGGAACTGCGCTTTAAGCTTGAACCCAAGGGCGGCGGGATCTACCATTACCGGGGGGTCAATTTCGTCTTCTCGGCCGAGGTCTGCAGTATCTTCACCAAGGACGACAGGGTGCGCAAGGTCCACACCCTTCTCTACGCCCCGTCGCTGGAGGCGGCAGAGGAGATCAACGCCCGGCTTAAGGTCCACGCCGACCTGGCCGGCGACGGCCGGCCCATAGTTCCGGTCTATGCCTCGCGCCTGGCCGAGATGGTCTTGGAAGCCTCCCCGGAGGCCATGGTCATCCCGGCCCATATCTGGACTCCCCATTTCTCGCTGTTCGGGGCCAACTCCGGCTTCGATTCGGTCGAGGATTGTTTTGAGGAGCAGACCCCCAACATCTTTGCGATGGAGACCGGGCTGTCCTCGGACCCGGCCATGAACTGGAGGCTGTCCGCCCTGGACAAGTATTCCCTGATCTCCTGCTCCGACGCCCACAGTCCGTCCCGCTTGGGCCGCGAGGCCTGCGTCTTCGACTGCCAGATGGACTACGCCGCCATCCGCCGGGTCTTGAAGGACAAGGATAAAACCCGCTTTTTGCAGACTTTGGAATATTTCCCCCAGGAGGGCAAGTACCATTACGACGGCCACCGGGCCTGCAATTTAAGGCTTTCACCAGCCGAGGCCAAAAAACACAAGGGGCTTTGCCCGGTCTGCGGCAAGAAGATCACCATCGGCGTGCTGCACCGGGTGGAGGACCTGTCCGACCGGCCCCGGGACTACGTGCCGGAGAATTCCATTCCCTTCAAAGCGCTGGTTCCGCTGGAGGAGATCCTGAGCCTGGCCCTCAAGGTCGGCACCGGCACCCAGCGGGTGAACCAGGAATACCACAAGCTGATCTCGCATTTCGGCAGCGAGTTCAACGTTCTTTTGGACGCCCCGACCGGGGAGCTGACCAGGGTAACATCTCTTTCGGTGGCCGAATCGATCTTGAAAATGCGGGCGGGGAAGGTTCACATCCTGCCAGGATACGACGGGGAGTACGGGACGATAAGTTTTGATGAGGGCAAAACCGAAAAGAAAGAGGAAGAGAAACCTGCCAGGGGGAAGACAAAGAAACAGATGGAGATGTTCTGA
- a CDS encoding type II toxin-antitoxin system PemK/MazF family toxin codes for MVVRQYDIFLISLDPARGHEIKKSRPCLVISPDEMNGNISTVIIAPMTTASHPYPSRVPLQFAGKQGWVVLDQLRTVDKVRLVKRLGAADETVVKKVKAVIKEMLVD; via the coding sequence ATGGTAGTGCGCCAGTACGACATCTTTCTGATCTCGCTGGACCCGGCCCGGGGGCACGAAATAAAAAAATCCCGGCCCTGCCTGGTGATCTCGCCGGACGAGATGAATGGGAACATCTCCACGGTCATCATAGCGCCTATGACCACAGCCTCACATCCCTATCCCAGCCGGGTGCCGCTCCAGTTCGCCGGCAAGCAGGGATGGGTGGTGCTGGACCAGCTGCGGACGGTGGACAAGGTCCGCCTGGTCAAACGGCTGGGGGCCGCGGACGAGACGGTGGTAAAAAAAGTAAAGGCCGTGATCAAGGAAATGCTGGTGGACTGA
- a CDS encoding four helix bundle protein, whose translation MNKFRDLKVYQKGIRFSHHVYDLTACFPKSEIFGLTSQLRRASYSIVLNIAEGAGSDSNREFARYLEHSQRSTFEMMAGMDIAKEIGYVTSSDYDACQQELTEISVMLKGLQQSLKKRL comes from the coding sequence ATGAATAAGTTTCGCGATCTTAAAGTGTATCAAAAAGGAATAAGGTTTTCGCATCATGTGTATGACCTTACCGCTTGTTTTCCCAAGAGCGAGATATTTGGCTTAACCTCCCAGTTACGAAGGGCATCATACTCCATCGTGTTGAATATCGCCGAGGGGGCAGGAAGCGATTCCAACCGGGAGTTCGCCAGATATCTGGAGCACAGCCAAAGATCAACCTTTGAAATGATGGCCGGAATGGATATTGCCAAGGAGATCGGGTATGTAACATCCAGCGACTACGATGCTTGCCAACAGGAACTAACAGAAATAAGCGTGATGTTGAAGGGATTGCAGCAAAGTCTAAAGAAAAGGCTGTAA
- a CDS encoding methyltransferase domain-containing protein, whose protein sequence is MTENTSLTPYGQIAPIYDILMSDVDYKSWAQYILELLERAGAKPGQSLLDLACGTGAMTLLLAQAGYRTSGMDLSPEMLKLARQKAAEQKQEMEFFQGDLRNFKTESNYNVITCFFDSVNYLLTPEDVAACFSSVHRALEPGGAFVFDVNTIHALSQFWGNNTEMRDDKGVISVWNNRYLPASNSSELTLTAFVPRGELYEKLAEQHTERAYPLEDLVRALKDSGFQSIEHFKQNSFEPPVENTTRVTFLAVKAR, encoded by the coding sequence GTGACTGAAAATACTAGCCTCACGCCCTACGGGCAGATAGCTCCCATCTACGACATCCTGATGTCGGACGTGGACTACAAGTCATGGGCGCAATACATCCTGGAACTGTTGGAACGGGCCGGGGCCAAGCCCGGACAGAGCCTTTTGGACCTGGCCTGCGGCACCGGGGCCATGACCTTGCTTTTGGCCCAGGCCGGGTATCGAACCTCGGGAATGGACCTATCCCCGGAGATGCTTAAACTTGCAAGGCAAAAGGCGGCTGAGCAGAAACAGGAAATGGAATTCTTTCAGGGCGACCTAAGGAATTTCAAAACCGAAAGTAATTACAATGTAATTACCTGTTTTTTTGACAGCGTCAATTATCTTTTAACCCCGGAGGACGTGGCCGCCTGCTTTTCCTCGGTCCACCGGGCGCTGGAGCCGGGCGGAGCCTTCGTCTTTGACGTAAATACCATCCACGCTCTCTCCCAGTTCTGGGGAAACAACACCGAGATGCGGGACGACAAAGGGGTGATCTCGGTCTGGAACAACCGGTACCTGCCGGCCTCCAATTCCTCGGAACTGACCCTGACCGCCTTCGTTCCCAGGGGCGAGCTTTACGAAAAGCTGGCCGAACAGCACACCGAGCGGGCTTATCCGCTGGAGGATCTGGTCCGGGCCCTGAAGGACTCGGGATTCCAGTCCATAGAGCATTTCAAGCAGAACAGCTTTGAGCCTCCGGTCGAAAACACCACCAGGGTCACGTTCCTGGCCGTCAAAGCAAGATAA
- a CDS encoding indolepyruvate oxidoreductase subunit beta — MDTVNILICGVGGQGVLLAGDIIAEAAIAAGFDAKKSEVHGMAQRGGSVVSHVRYGDKVNSPLIQQGRADVILSFEEMETARYLDFLKPGGIAVINQQQVMPMTVATGAAEYPMDIVEQIKKQGVKVVACPGVKLAEQAGSPKTINIVLLGALSKHLGLPAEKWIETIMGRVPPKTVEMNKKAFELGQKG; from the coding sequence ATGGACACAGTAAATATACTTATCTGCGGAGTGGGCGGCCAGGGCGTGCTTTTGGCCGGGGACATCATAGCCGAGGCGGCCATCGCCGCCGGCTTCGACGCCAAGAAGAGCGAGGTTCACGGGATGGCCCAGCGGGGCGGAAGCGTGGTCAGCCACGTCAGGTACGGGGATAAGGTGAACTCCCCCCTGATCCAGCAGGGCCGGGCCGACGTCATCCTGTCGTTCGAGGAGATGGAGACCGCCCGTTACCTGGATTTCCTCAAACCCGGGGGGATAGCCGTCATCAACCAGCAGCAGGTGATGCCCATGACGGTGGCCACCGGGGCCGCCGAGTATCCGATGGACATCGTGGAGCAGATCAAGAAGCAGGGGGTGAAGGTGGTGGCCTGCCCCGGGGTGAAGCTGGCCGAGCAGGCCGGAAGCCCCAAGACCATCAACATCGTGTTGCTGGGCGCGCTGTCCAAGCACCTGGGCCTGCCGGCCGAAAAGTGGATCGAGACCATAATGGGCCGGGTGCCGCCCAAGACGGTGGAGATGAACAAGAAGGCCTTTGAGCTGGGGCAGAAGGGCTGA
- the iorA gene encoding indolepyruvate ferredoxin oxidoreductase subunit alpha has protein sequence MKKLLSGNEAVARGAWEAGVNVVSAYPGTPSTEILENLAKYKEIYAELATNEKVGLEVAAGASFAGARALTCMKHVGLNVAADPLFSMAYIGASGGFVVVSADDPGMHSSQNEQDNRYYAKMAKIPCLEPSDSQECLEMTRLAFELSEKFDTPVLLRLTTRISHSKGVVELGERKEHKPTGYVKNIAKNITIPAHARKMHAMVEERLKKLAEYGESFPFNRVDKGDSKLGIITSGISYQYAKDIFPGASYLKLSLTFPLPQKLIAGFINSVDEVYVIEENDTFLEEQIKVMGYQVKGQSAFEKEITGKSKVPILGELDPTAVARSFGLQKDPAYQNIQVPGRPPVLCPGCPHRGVFFALNKLKLTVTGDIGCYTLGMMEPLNAMDTVICMGGSVTAAMGLEKALGVEMAQRTVAVIGDSTFFHSGITGLIDMAYNNSQGTLIILDNRITAMTGHQENPGTGKTLQGGEAPIVDLEPLVRSCGVKHVQMIDPLNLKQTEAAVKEAINNPGVSVIIAKSPCILIEKKFQPALRVDETKCVGCKLCLKLGCPAISFDKQKKKSRIDPLYCIGCQVCAQLCPKGAMGRGEAVK, from the coding sequence ATGAAAAAACTCTTATCCGGCAACGAAGCCGTGGCCCGGGGGGCCTGGGAGGCCGGGGTCAACGTGGTTTCGGCCTATCCCGGCACGCCCTCCACCGAGATCCTGGAGAATCTGGCCAAGTACAAGGAGATCTACGCCGAGCTGGCCACCAACGAAAAGGTGGGGCTGGAGGTGGCGGCCGGAGCCTCGTTTGCCGGGGCCCGGGCTTTGACCTGCATGAAGCACGTGGGTCTTAACGTGGCAGCCGACCCCCTGTTCTCCATGGCCTACATCGGGGCCAGCGGGGGGTTCGTGGTGGTCTCGGCCGACGATCCCGGTATGCATTCCTCCCAGAACGAGCAGGACAACCGCTACTACGCCAAGATGGCCAAGATCCCCTGCCTGGAGCCCTCCGATTCCCAGGAGTGCCTGGAGATGACCAGGCTGGCCTTCGAGCTTTCGGAGAAGTTCGATACCCCGGTCCTTTTGCGGCTGACCACCAGGATCTCCCACTCCAAGGGCGTGGTGGAGCTGGGCGAAAGGAAGGAACACAAGCCCACCGGCTACGTCAAGAATATCGCCAAGAACATCACCATCCCGGCCCACGCCCGCAAGATGCACGCCATGGTGGAGGAGCGGCTGAAGAAGCTGGCCGAATACGGCGAAAGCTTCCCCTTCAACCGGGTGGATAAGGGTGACAGCAAGCTGGGTATCATCACCAGCGGCATCTCATACCAGTATGCCAAGGATATTTTTCCCGGAGCTTCTTACCTGAAGCTCTCGCTGACCTTTCCCCTGCCGCAGAAGCTGATCGCCGGTTTCATCAACTCGGTGGACGAGGTCTACGTGATCGAGGAGAACGACACCTTTTTGGAAGAACAGATAAAGGTCATGGGGTACCAGGTCAAAGGCCAAAGCGCCTTTGAGAAGGAGATCACCGGGAAATCCAAGGTGCCGATACTGGGCGAGCTGGACCCCACCGCGGTGGCCAGAAGTTTTGGCCTGCAAAAAGATCCGGCCTATCAGAACATTCAAGTCCCCGGACGGCCGCCGGTGCTCTGCCCGGGATGCCCGCACCGCGGGGTGTTCTTCGCCCTCAACAAGCTCAAGCTCACCGTCACCGGAGACATCGGCTGCTACACTTTGGGGATGATGGAACCGCTGAACGCCATGGACACCGTGATCTGCATGGGCGGCAGCGTCACCGCGGCCATGGGCCTGGAGAAGGCGCTGGGCGTTGAGATGGCCCAAAGGACCGTGGCGGTGATCGGCGATTCCACCTTCTTCCATTCCGGGATCACCGGGCTGATAGACATGGCCTATAACAATTCCCAAGGGACGCTGATCATCCTGGACAACCGGATCACGGCCATGACCGGGCACCAGGAGAACCCCGGCACCGGCAAGACCCTGCAGGGAGGCGAGGCCCCGATAGTGGACTTGGAGCCGCTGGTCAGATCATGCGGCGTTAAGCATGTCCAAATGATAGATCCCCTGAACCTGAAGCAGACCGAGGCAGCCGTCAAGGAGGCCATCAATAACCCCGGGGTCTCGGTGATCATCGCCAAGTCGCCCTGTATCCTGATCGAGAAGAAATTCCAGCCGGCATTGAGGGTCGATGAGACAAAATGCGTGGGATGCAAGCTCTGCCTGAAGCTGGGATGCCCGGCCATCTCGTTCGACAAGCAAAAGAAGAAATCCCGGATAGATCCGCTGTACTGCATCGGCTGCCAGGTCTGCGCGCAGCTTTGTCCCAAAGGGGCCATGGGCCGTGGCGAAGCAGTAAAGTAG
- a CDS encoding HAD family hydrolase, with protein MQISKIKKTDSNWVFFDIGNVIFYDLPLLAGIWRHFYLTLKEAGWKPSFEQVMEFREQILLSHPPEDNPRRLIARQQAAHIPEEVQRKAVDDWHHLYPGANHPLPGIAKVIEQLRGSYRLGIIANQPGLALDELEKHDIRHLFDHIIISDLVGYHKPDVRIFQEALRQTGAEPKTSIMVGDRIDNDIRPAKTLGMKTVWLDQDFRTMSYEPKDDYERRYIQSYLKITGIDQGIKGPQDRPDEIIQTIDQLPAALSRIGAGIKANDSLTVSEK; from the coding sequence ATGCAAATATCAAAAATAAAAAAAACCGATAGTAACTGGGTTTTTTTCGACATAGGCAACGTCATCTTTTACGACCTACCGCTGTTGGCCGGCATTTGGCGCCACTTCTACCTGACCCTGAAAGAGGCCGGATGGAAGCCGTCTTTTGAACAGGTGATGGAATTCCGGGAGCAGATACTGCTTTCGCACCCCCCAGAGGACAACCCCCGCAGGCTTATCGCCCGGCAGCAGGCCGCCCACATACCGGAAGAGGTTCAACGTAAAGCAGTGGACGACTGGCACCACCTGTATCCCGGAGCCAACCACCCGCTTCCCGGCATCGCCAAGGTCATAGAACAGTTGCGCGGTTCCTACCGGCTGGGCATCATCGCCAACCAGCCGGGCCTGGCCCTGGACGAGCTGGAGAAGCACGATATCAGGCACCTGTTCGACCATATCATCATCAGCGACCTGGTGGGTTACCACAAGCCTGATGTCAGGATATTCCAGGAGGCGCTGAGGCAGACCGGGGCCGAGCCAAAAACATCAATCATGGTGGGCGACCGGATCGACAACGACATCCGTCCGGCCAAAACGCTGGGGATGAAGACGGTCTGGCTGGACCAGGATTTCAGGACCATGTCCTATGAACCCAAAGACGATTACGAGAGGCGGTACATCCAGAGTTACCTCAAGATCACCGGGATAGATCAGGGTATCAAAGGCCCGCAGGACCGTCCGGATGAGATCATCCAGACCATAGACCAATTGCCGGCGGCCTTGAGCCGGATCGGCGCAGGGATAAAGGCAAATGACA